The following proteins are encoded in a genomic region of Dyadobacter sp. UC 10:
- a CDS encoding SusC/RagA family TonB-linked outer membrane protein: MKNNLYKMAQAAKRRMRVSWSATTGIAMLFGLLMAISGVAQAQTGTSISGKISDKQGALPGVSVVEKGTSNGTTTDAEGKFTLQLSTGAKTITVSSVGYVSQDVDIADKSTVEITLEEDQKTLNEVVVIGYGSLNKREVSSAITHLSSKDLLRVGGNNPMMAIQGKVAGLTVTNTSTADPNSSPNIQLRGASSRSAGLGPLFVVNGIPGGNIDNINQNEIESIDVLKGGAASAIYGTRGSNGVIVITTKKGSGQPRLFYDGYTTFDYLANELSVLSKDEFLANKRGFDFGGNTDWLKEVSRQPSFSHKHTLQFSGGTGQTNYFTSVDYRDANGIDLRSGKKEYGGRVNINHTTTNNLLALTFSVAPRYAKISEADYSAFNYALTLNPTIPLRDSTGKYSYINSGFFANNPVEYATNVLQDREQKSLDLNGSVKLNILENLNTTLTFGEVSSSRRIMDFVPSNITPVINGNGRNVGYQALEEKDQKSLEWLGNYFLDRDKHSVKLLAGYSFQYFTASGFNARNEKFPSNVLTYNALGTGLWNVEKGINNVNSYKNSSKLIAFFGRVNYDFDQKYYLSASLRREGSSKFGYDNKWGYFPAASFAWRLTQENFMKSLPWLNELKLRADYGETGNQDFDSYRSLDTYGGYGYYPYNGNSYQVWGPNQNTNYNLRWEKAANFNVGLDFEVLSSKITGSVNYYVRTNKDLLGNYNVANPPNIQGQTFANVGTMRNTGVELQLSAAVINKGAFSYNLSVTGAFNDNKFVSFSNNLFKGQKYIDVVGMPAPGSPGTLQRLQEDKRIGSFYALKSAGVNDDGALLVYNKDGEIVPANEANNDDKQFIGNGLPKFTTGITNNFTYKNWDLSVFLRGAFGYKLFNTYAFYLGTPAAQQNANLLTSAFDGGKYSKLTSTSTYSSLSDYFLEPGGFLKVDNITLSYTQPIKSKFMQSARIYATTRNLATFTKFKGGDPDLIQINGLYPGVNTNGDNNGTLNYYPSTTQLLLGLQLTF, translated from the coding sequence ATGAAAAATAATTTGTACAAAATGGCGCAAGCCGCTAAAAGGCGAATGCGGGTGAGCTGGTCTGCGACGACTGGCATCGCAATGCTATTCGGCTTACTGATGGCCATCTCGGGGGTAGCCCAGGCCCAGACCGGCACCTCAATTTCTGGTAAAATATCCGATAAACAAGGCGCTTTGCCCGGTGTTTCGGTTGTAGAAAAGGGCACAAGCAACGGAACTACCACCGATGCCGAAGGTAAGTTTACACTGCAGCTCTCTACGGGAGCAAAAACGATCACGGTTTCGAGCGTAGGCTATGTATCTCAGGATGTGGATATAGCCGATAAATCCACGGTGGAGATCACACTCGAAGAAGACCAGAAAACACTTAACGAGGTAGTTGTAATCGGCTATGGATCTTTGAACAAAAGAGAGGTTTCCAGCGCCATTACCCACCTTTCTTCCAAAGACCTGCTGCGCGTGGGCGGCAACAACCCGATGATGGCGATCCAGGGCAAGGTAGCCGGGCTTACGGTAACCAACACTTCAACGGCCGATCCAAACTCCTCGCCCAACATTCAGCTGCGCGGCGCATCCTCGCGCAGCGCAGGCCTGGGACCATTGTTTGTCGTGAACGGAATTCCCGGCGGTAATATCGACAACATCAACCAGAACGAGATCGAATCGATCGACGTGCTGAAAGGCGGCGCAGCCTCTGCGATTTACGGAACGCGCGGCAGCAATGGGGTGATTGTGATTACGACCAAGAAGGGCTCAGGGCAGCCGCGTTTGTTTTACGACGGCTACACTACTTTTGATTACCTGGCGAATGAGCTTTCGGTACTCTCCAAAGATGAGTTCCTGGCCAACAAGCGTGGATTTGATTTTGGAGGAAACACCGACTGGCTGAAAGAAGTAAGCCGCCAGCCTTCATTCTCCCACAAGCATACTTTGCAATTTTCGGGTGGGACCGGGCAGACCAACTATTTTACTTCTGTGGATTACCGCGATGCAAACGGCATTGACCTGCGGTCGGGTAAGAAAGAATATGGTGGCCGGGTGAATATCAACCATACCACCACCAATAACCTTTTGGCACTTACATTCAGCGTAGCACCGCGTTATGCGAAGATCAGTGAGGCCGATTACAGCGCATTCAACTACGCATTGACGCTAAACCCGACCATTCCGCTGCGGGATTCCACGGGCAAATACAGCTACATCAACTCGGGCTTTTTTGCAAACAACCCGGTGGAGTATGCTACCAACGTTTTGCAGGACCGTGAGCAGAAATCGCTGGACCTGAACGGATCCGTGAAACTCAACATTCTGGAAAACCTGAACACTACCCTGACTTTCGGAGAGGTTAGCTCATCGAGACGTATCATGGACTTTGTACCTTCCAATATTACACCGGTAATCAATGGAAACGGTCGCAACGTAGGATACCAGGCACTGGAAGAAAAAGACCAGAAAAGCCTTGAATGGTTAGGAAACTATTTCCTGGACCGCGACAAACATTCCGTGAAGCTGCTTGCAGGTTATTCCTTCCAGTATTTTACTGCCTCGGGATTCAATGCAAGAAATGAAAAATTCCCTTCCAATGTGCTCACTTACAATGCACTCGGAACCGGACTATGGAACGTGGAAAAAGGGATTAACAACGTAAATTCTTACAAAAACAGCTCGAAACTGATCGCCTTCTTCGGGCGTGTAAACTACGATTTCGACCAAAAGTATTACCTGTCAGCCAGTCTTCGCAGGGAAGGTTCTTCCAAATTTGGCTATGACAACAAATGGGGATATTTTCCGGCTGCATCGTTCGCATGGCGGCTGACGCAGGAGAATTTTATGAAAAGTCTGCCCTGGCTGAACGAGCTGAAACTGCGTGCGGATTATGGTGAAACGGGTAATCAGGATTTTGACAGCTACCGTTCGCTGGATACCTACGGCGGCTACGGTTATTATCCTTACAACGGAAACTCCTACCAGGTGTGGGGACCCAATCAGAATACCAACTACAATCTGCGTTGGGAAAAAGCGGCCAACTTCAACGTAGGCCTTGACTTCGAGGTACTTAGCAGCAAGATTACGGGTAGCGTCAACTACTACGTACGTACCAACAAGGATCTTTTGGGTAATTACAATGTAGCCAACCCGCCAAATATCCAGGGACAAACATTTGCGAACGTAGGTACCATGCGCAACACCGGCGTGGAACTGCAATTGAGTGCAGCGGTGATCAACAAAGGGGCATTCAGCTATAACCTTTCAGTTACCGGCGCATTTAACGACAACAAATTCGTTTCGTTCTCCAACAACCTTTTCAAGGGTCAGAAATACATTGATGTCGTAGGAATGCCGGCGCCGGGAAGTCCGGGAACGCTGCAGCGTTTGCAGGAAGACAAACGTATCGGAAGCTTCTACGCGCTGAAATCTGCCGGCGTAAATGATGATGGTGCATTGCTGGTGTATAACAAAGACGGCGAGATCGTACCTGCCAATGAAGCCAACAACGACGACAAGCAGTTTATCGGTAACGGACTTCCTAAGTTCACAACTGGTATCACCAATAATTTCACTTACAAAAACTGGGATCTGAGCGTGTTCCTGCGCGGTGCGTTCGGGTACAAACTATTCAATACTTATGCATTTTATCTGGGTACACCCGCTGCACAGCAAAATGCTAACTTGCTTACCTCGGCTTTTGACGGTGGCAAATACTCGAAACTGACCAGTACATCGACGTACTCTTCACTATCCGATTACTTCCTGGAACCAGGCGGATTTTTGAAAGTGGACAACATTACGCTCAGCTATACGCAGCCGATCAAATCGAAATTCATGCAATCGGCGCGCATTTATGCTACCACCCGTAACCTGGCGACATTCACCAAGTTTAAAGGCGGCGATCCTGACCTGATCCAGATCAACGGACTGTATCCGGGCGTGAATACCAATGGGGATAACAACGGTACGCTGAACTACTATCCTTCGACTACGCAGCTGTTGCTGGGACTACAACTTACTTTCTAA
- a CDS encoding hybrid sensor histidine kinase/response regulator transcription factor: MKKLLVMFCCLFYCLTCLAQEPPYYFKSYKVSDGLSGNATTDIIQDKKGFIWIASRNGLNRFDGNSFRIFRSIEEDSTSLGSNSVFSLYEDGDEKLWIGTHKGVYLYNPISGQFSAFKLIPTGEVRLIRGDKEGGVWIISDNQLYRFDPERNTVTALPDAANTVSVHVSSSGKVWASFSNGVIRQYHPETGGVAKYDLSGRVNEIFSNMRLHSVSDSTLLIGNMKRILLFNYRTDTITDISEQTGQKQDIYIHAFFESGKDEYWLGSESGLFILDLNKKKMKQIVKEKYNAYSITDNIVNAIFKDREGGIWITTQFGGVNYYSSEFNRFQKYFPQPGNSISGSLVHEITKDQYGKLWIGTEDAGLNQLDLQTGTFKAFLPDGKKGSISYRNLHGLVADGNELWIGTYEHGLDVMDLRTNKVIRHYTTSLPNSFGSNFVVTLYKTRANEILVGTWSGLFKYNRDTDNFTPMTFVNTQVQSIHEDKEGTLWVASYGGGIFYFNRKNGKKGRIQYDAKNKSGLLDNYINSLYQSKNGDLWFCTEHGLSRYNPVTAKFKNYRIEDGLPDNQVFRVLEDEPGNFWISTSRGLSMLDSKMGKFRNYNEANGLPSEQFNYNSSFKNDDGTLFFGTVAGLISFKPGTFNKNTYVPPVYVTAIQANNQELRIGGKDSPLTESPVYTESIRLPYDRSSLSFDVAALSYLIPEMNSYQYQMEGLDPQWVTMDESRKIAFSKLPPGHYVLRIKGSNNDQIWNSRERRINIDILPPWWATAWAYFLYVAVVAAVGFTLFRYYHLAMGEKNKRKIEAIEIGKEREIYNAKIDFFTNVAHEIRTPLTLIKMPLDKLLADQNADAETFENLTMINKNANRLIDLTNQLLDFRKAEANNFSLNFTKTDINELLADVFSTFKPAAEQKNLGYKIELPRIALQAFVDIEACKKIISNLINNAIKYADESVKIKLLPFSSDDLLFHIEFTNDGLIIGDEDKEKIFEPFYRMEAGQKQEGTGIGLPLARSLAELHKGKLEVRRNDAGQNTFVLSLPIHQDYEMDLTGESEVSAGDDLLAGEPNEAVDPAKPVILLVEDNVEILNYLSRELHVTYNVMRALDGQQAVEILQRENVQLVISDIMMPVMDGIELCRKMKNDVQFSHIPIILLTAKNSINSKIEGLEVGADAYIEKPFSLDHLAAQITNLINNRNIIKEYFARSPLTHIKGIAFSKADKEFLEQLNTIISQRIADSNLDVDLLSSMMNMSRPTLYRKIKGISDMTPNELINLSRLKKAAELLAENKYKINEVADMVGYSIPTNFSRDFQKQFGVSPTNYIYKLQGRT, encoded by the coding sequence GTGAAAAAGCTGCTTGTGATGTTCTGCTGCCTGTTTTACTGCCTGACTTGTCTGGCCCAGGAGCCTCCGTATTATTTTAAAAGCTATAAAGTTTCCGATGGGCTGTCAGGCAATGCGACCACCGATATTATTCAGGATAAAAAGGGTTTCATCTGGATCGCCAGCCGTAATGGGCTCAACCGGTTTGACGGCAATTCTTTCAGGATTTTCAGGAGTATAGAGGAGGATTCTACCAGCCTGGGCAGCAATTCGGTTTTCTCACTTTATGAGGATGGAGACGAAAAGCTATGGATCGGTACGCACAAAGGCGTTTACCTGTATAATCCTATTTCCGGGCAATTTTCAGCGTTCAAACTAATCCCTACCGGTGAAGTACGCCTGATCAGGGGCGACAAAGAAGGCGGCGTCTGGATCATTTCGGATAATCAGCTGTATCGGTTTGATCCGGAAAGAAATACAGTTACAGCACTTCCCGACGCTGCAAATACGGTTTCCGTCCATGTTTCGTCCAGCGGAAAAGTGTGGGCTTCATTCAGTAACGGAGTAATCCGGCAGTATCATCCCGAAACTGGCGGCGTGGCCAAATATGACCTTTCGGGCCGGGTGAATGAGATATTTTCCAATATGCGGCTGCATTCGGTTTCCGATTCGACCCTGCTGATCGGGAATATGAAACGGATCCTGCTCTTTAATTATCGCACTGACACGATCACGGATATTTCAGAGCAGACGGGACAAAAACAGGACATTTACATCCATGCATTTTTCGAAAGCGGAAAGGACGAATACTGGCTGGGCTCCGAGTCGGGGCTGTTCATCCTCGATCTGAACAAGAAGAAAATGAAGCAGATCGTGAAGGAAAAGTATAATGCTTATTCGATCACGGACAACATTGTCAACGCGATTTTCAAGGACCGTGAGGGCGGGATCTGGATCACTACGCAGTTTGGCGGGGTCAATTATTATTCTTCTGAATTCAACCGTTTTCAAAAATACTTTCCGCAACCGGGCAATAGCATCAGCGGAAGCCTGGTCCATGAAATTACCAAAGATCAGTACGGTAAGCTTTGGATAGGCACCGAGGACGCCGGCCTGAACCAGCTCGATTTGCAGACTGGCACTTTCAAAGCGTTTCTGCCCGACGGTAAAAAAGGCAGCATTTCTTACCGCAACCTGCACGGCCTGGTGGCAGACGGAAACGAATTGTGGATCGGTACCTACGAGCACGGGCTGGACGTAATGGATCTGAGGACCAACAAGGTAATCAGGCATTATACGACAAGCCTGCCCAATTCCTTTGGGAGTAATTTTGTTGTGACACTTTATAAAACCCGGGCAAATGAAATCCTGGTAGGTACCTGGTCGGGGCTATTTAAATATAACCGCGACACGGATAATTTCACGCCGATGACTTTTGTGAATACTCAGGTTCAGAGCATTCACGAGGATAAGGAGGGAACGCTCTGGGTGGCGAGTTATGGCGGCGGGATTTTTTATTTCAACCGAAAAAACGGCAAAAAGGGCCGGATCCAGTACGATGCCAAGAATAAGTCAGGGCTGCTCGATAACTATATCAACAGCCTCTACCAAAGCAAAAACGGCGATTTGTGGTTCTGTACCGAGCACGGACTTTCGCGGTACAATCCGGTTACCGCAAAATTTAAAAATTACCGCATTGAAGACGGACTGCCGGATAATCAGGTTTTTCGGGTTTTAGAAGACGAACCGGGCAATTTCTGGATCTCCACCTCCCGCGGCTTATCGATGCTGGATTCGAAAATGGGGAAATTCAGAAATTACAACGAAGCCAATGGATTGCCCAGCGAGCAGTTTAATTACAATTCATCATTTAAAAATGACGACGGAACACTGTTTTTCGGCACGGTAGCCGGGTTGATCAGCTTCAAGCCAGGCACCTTTAACAAAAACACTTACGTACCGCCCGTATACGTCACGGCTATTCAGGCCAACAACCAGGAATTGCGTATCGGCGGCAAAGACTCTCCCCTTACCGAATCGCCGGTTTATACAGAATCGATCCGGCTGCCCTATGACCGTTCCAGTCTCAGTTTCGATGTGGCTGCGCTCAGTTATTTGATCCCTGAAATGAATAGCTATCAATATCAAATGGAAGGGCTTGATCCGCAGTGGGTTACAATGGACGAAAGTAGAAAAATCGCTTTTTCAAAACTACCGCCGGGTCATTATGTGTTACGGATTAAGGGGTCGAACAACGATCAGATCTGGAATAGCCGGGAAAGACGGATCAATATTGATATTCTGCCGCCCTGGTGGGCGACGGCCTGGGCTTATTTTCTGTATGTGGCCGTCGTGGCGGCAGTAGGCTTTACTTTGTTCCGGTATTATCACCTGGCTATGGGCGAAAAGAACAAGCGCAAGATCGAAGCCATAGAAATCGGGAAGGAGCGGGAGATTTATAATGCCAAGATCGATTTTTTTACAAACGTCGCCCATGAAATCAGAACGCCGCTGACGCTGATCAAAATGCCGCTGGACAAGCTGCTGGCCGATCAGAATGCAGATGCGGAAACATTTGAGAACCTGACTATGATCAATAAAAATGCCAATCGCCTCATTGATTTAACCAATCAGCTGCTGGATTTCCGGAAGGCGGAGGCGAATAATTTTAGTCTGAACTTTACAAAAACAGATATCAACGAGTTGCTCGCCGATGTGTTTTCTACATTCAAACCGGCCGCTGAGCAAAAAAATCTAGGTTATAAAATTGAGCTTCCGAGAATCGCATTGCAGGCATTTGTAGATATTGAAGCCTGCAAGAAAATCATCAGCAACCTGATCAATAATGCCATTAAATATGCCGATGAGTCTGTGAAAATCAAGCTGCTGCCTTTCAGCAGCGATGATCTGCTTTTCCATATTGAATTTACGAACGACGGTCTGATCATCGGGGACGAGGATAAGGAGAAAATTTTTGAACCATTTTACCGCATGGAAGCCGGTCAGAAACAGGAGGGAACGGGCATTGGGCTTCCACTGGCGCGGTCGCTGGCCGAACTGCATAAGGGCAAGCTGGAAGTCCGTCGCAATGATGCGGGACAGAATACTTTTGTGCTTTCGCTGCCGATTCATCAGGATTATGAAATGGACCTGACGGGGGAAAGTGAAGTGTCTGCCGGCGATGATCTGCTGGCCGGTGAGCCCAATGAGGCAGTGGACCCGGCAAAACCGGTGATTTTGCTGGTAGAGGATAATGTGGAGATCCTTAACTATCTGAGCCGGGAGCTGCATGTGACTTATAATGTGATGCGCGCCCTCGATGGTCAGCAGGCTGTTGAGATATTGCAGCGCGAAAACGTGCAGCTGGTCATCAGTGATATCATGATGCCGGTGATGGATGGGATCGAGCTTTGCCGGAAAATGAAAAACGATGTGCAGTTCAGCCACATTCCGATCATTCTGTTAACGGCCAAAAATTCGATCAATTCAAAAATCGAAGGGCTGGAAGTAGGCGCGGATGCTTATATTGAAAAACCGTTCTCACTCGATCACCTTGCCGCGCAGATCACTAATCTGATCAACAACCGGAACATTATTAAAGAATATTTCGCTCGCTCGCCACTGACGCACATTAAAGGAATCGCGTTCTCCAAAGCCGATAAGGAGTTTTTGGAACAACTTAATACAATCATCTCCCAACGGATCGCCGACAGCAACCTCGACGTAGACCTGCTTTCGTCGATGATGAACATGAGCCGGCCGACTTTATACCGGAAGATCAAGGGTATCTCGGACATGACGCCCAATGAACTGATCAACTTGTCGCGTCTGAAAAAAGCGGCCGAGCTGCTGGCCGAAAACAAATACAAGATCAACGAGGTGGCCGATATGGTAGGATACAGCATTCCTACCAACTTTTCACGCGATTTTCAAAAGCAGTTCGGTGTGAGTCCGACCAATTATATTTACAAGCTGCAAGGCCGGACTTAA
- a CDS encoding RagB/SusD family nutrient uptake outer membrane protein: protein MKRNPISKYILRFAACALLSVTAGCTNLDEELYDRITSENFLQTREDVIRDFLRAFEHSYWSIQGGNTFMLQENSSDEMMTINRQGDWFDGGQFQRVHYHTWTPQDGFTSDPWNALYGGVTLATNSLEDLEGITDPTKFDMSREELDGMIAELKVLRAWLNIRLLDFYRNIVIVTKVKGQTTGGDQVPPQEAFAFIEQELKEALPKLSTNTTLGDDVVGRWTQGGAASLLVRLYLNAKVYTGTDRFADCAKIAQEMIDGKYGSYALESRWDAPFDYTNPTSKETIFGFPGSFAQTHWQYDGGMYFWMLPNLATNYFGFTDFGTANPKYAMQPGRDVDSVEYNFTLGKPFIKFQKYKDDVRLKKYKNLGNSKREGMFLYGYLPYTNPQGKADTVRGFKGPYALFFRDQVGKFLDAKPGTKIADKVSDMNNGDNNSGLYPVKYPYYPSDDPNKISSAYAEIRFAEIYYSLAECKYRAGDKAGAATLLNTVRKRYYPAGSPSLYKADGSQLTEQEMLDEWMREFLAEGRRRTDLVRWGVFSTGTWWDKRPDADNHTDIFPIGQNVLNASPQLKQNPGY, encoded by the coding sequence ATGAAAAGGAACCCAATTTCAAAATATATACTCAGGTTTGCTGCCTGCGCACTGCTTTCGGTGACGGCCGGTTGTACCAACCTGGACGAAGAACTATACGACCGTATCACCTCGGAAAACTTCCTTCAGACGCGTGAAGACGTGATACGCGATTTTCTGCGCGCATTCGAACACAGCTACTGGAGCATTCAGGGCGGTAATACATTTATGCTTCAGGAAAACAGCTCCGACGAAATGATGACCATCAACCGCCAGGGCGACTGGTTCGACGGCGGGCAGTTCCAGCGCGTACATTACCACACCTGGACGCCGCAGGACGGTTTTACAAGCGACCCCTGGAACGCGCTTTACGGCGGCGTAACGCTGGCGACCAACTCGCTGGAAGATCTGGAAGGCATTACCGACCCTACCAAATTCGATATGTCGCGTGAAGAACTGGACGGCATGATCGCCGAGCTGAAAGTGCTCCGTGCGTGGCTGAACATTCGTTTGCTGGATTTCTACCGCAATATTGTGATTGTTACCAAAGTAAAAGGGCAGACAACGGGCGGGGACCAGGTTCCGCCGCAGGAAGCATTTGCATTCATCGAGCAGGAACTGAAAGAAGCACTTCCCAAACTTTCGACCAATACTACGCTGGGCGACGATGTGGTAGGCCGCTGGACGCAGGGCGGCGCGGCATCGCTTTTGGTCCGTCTTTACCTGAATGCAAAAGTGTACACGGGCACAGACCGTTTTGCAGATTGCGCCAAAATAGCGCAGGAGATGATCGATGGGAAATATGGCTCTTATGCACTGGAAAGCCGCTGGGACGCGCCATTTGATTACACGAACCCAACTTCGAAAGAGACGATTTTCGGCTTCCCGGGAAGTTTCGCACAGACGCACTGGCAGTATGATGGGGGTATGTATTTCTGGATGCTGCCAAACCTGGCGACAAACTATTTCGGGTTCACCGACTTTGGTACTGCCAATCCGAAATATGCCATGCAGCCTGGCCGCGACGTGGATAGTGTAGAGTACAACTTCACATTGGGTAAGCCTTTTATCAAATTCCAGAAGTACAAGGACGACGTACGTTTGAAAAAATATAAAAACCTGGGTAACAGTAAACGCGAGGGAATGTTCCTGTACGGGTATTTACCTTACACAAATCCGCAGGGAAAAGCGGATACGGTGAGAGGTTTCAAAGGTCCGTATGCGTTGTTTTTCCGTGATCAGGTTGGTAAGTTCCTGGATGCAAAGCCAGGTACCAAAATTGCCGACAAGGTTTCCGATATGAACAATGGGGACAATAACTCAGGTCTGTATCCGGTAAAATATCCATACTACCCCAGTGATGATCCGAACAAAATTTCTTCGGCTTATGCGGAAATTCGTTTTGCGGAGATCTATTATTCCCTGGCTGAATGTAAGTACCGGGCTGGCGACAAAGCGGGTGCTGCGACCTTGTTGAATACCGTTCGCAAACGCTACTACCCTGCCGGCTCACCAAGCCTTTACAAAGCCGACGGAAGCCAGCTCACCGAGCAGGAAATGCTGGACGAATGGATGCGAGAGTTTTTGGCGGAAGGCAGAAGAAGAACCGATTTGGTTCGCTGGGGCGTGTTCAGCACCGGTACGTGGTGGGACAAAAGACCTGATGCAGACAACCACACAGACATTTTCCCGATCGGACAGAATGTGTTGAACGCTTCGCCACAATTGAAGCAAAACCCAGGATATTAA
- a CDS encoding Crp/Fnr family transcriptional regulator, with the protein MDAKEILKQHIAKTATLTDEQFDYVFSHFKPQSYKKGQVVISEGSAVDCEYFVVSGCLKAFFVNDEIKMYILQFAMPTWWTSDYGALYNQTRATIHVDCITDAEVLCLSNHDREKICSELHPVEHFFRWRTNRGYLASQKRLLSFMNNDARARYEELLALYPQLYNLVPKHLIAAYLGVSRETLSRLYNTHK; encoded by the coding sequence ATGGATGCAAAAGAGATTCTGAAACAGCACATTGCCAAGACTGCTACATTGACCGATGAGCAGTTTGATTATGTGTTTTCTCATTTTAAACCCCAATCGTACAAAAAAGGGCAGGTGGTCATCTCTGAGGGAAGCGCTGTGGATTGTGAATATTTCGTGGTCTCGGGCTGTCTGAAAGCTTTTTTTGTCAACGACGAAATCAAAATGTATATCCTGCAATTTGCGATGCCAACCTGGTGGACGTCGGATTACGGTGCTTTGTACAACCAGACCAGGGCTACCATTCATGTCGATTGTATCACTGACGCGGAAGTACTTTGTCTTTCCAATCACGATCGCGAAAAGATATGCAGTGAGCTGCATCCTGTGGAGCATTTTTTTCGCTGGCGGACCAACCGGGGTTACCTGGCATCCCAGAAAAGGCTGTTGTCATTTATGAACAACGATGCCAGGGCGCGTTACGAAGAATTGCTTGCCTTGTACCCCCAACTTTATAACCTCGTTCCCAAACACCTCATCGCCGCCTACCTTGGCGTTTCCCGCGAGACGCTCAGCAGACTTTACAATACACATAAATGA
- a CDS encoding YceI family protein — protein METKRFEVVSAESNIDWTGKKVTGAHNGTIDIKAGELTLHNGKLSGGSFVIDTTSIKILDITDPDTNAQFAGHLFSEDFFAIENFPEATFVITNADHLQSDSYQITGDLTIKGITHEASFPGGVHVSGDRVTASGKILVDRTRYDMKFRSGNFFQNLGDTLIYNEFELEVKLTAFATL, from the coding sequence ATGGAAACTAAAAGATTTGAAGTCGTAAGTGCTGAGAGCAATATCGACTGGACAGGAAAAAAAGTAACAGGCGCCCACAACGGTACCATCGACATCAAAGCGGGCGAGCTCACATTGCACAATGGAAAGCTCAGCGGAGGCAGCTTCGTGATCGACACTACTTCAATCAAGATTCTGGACATTACTGATCCGGATACCAATGCCCAATTCGCCGGCCACCTGTTTTCGGAGGATTTTTTCGCAATTGAAAATTTCCCCGAAGCCACATTCGTCATTACCAATGCAGATCATCTGCAAAGTGACAGCTATCAGATCACGGGCGATCTGACGATTAAAGGCATTACCCACGAAGCGAGTTTCCCTGGCGGGGTGCATGTTTCGGGCGACAGGGTTACTGCTTCCGGCAAGATCCTCGTGGATCGTACCCGCTACGATATGAAGTTCCGTTCCGGTAACTTTTTTCAGAATCTGGGAGATACGCTGATCTACAATGAATTTGAACTTGAAGTAAAACTGACCGCATTCGCCACCCTTTAA